Sequence from the Denticeps clupeoides chromosome 20, fDenClu1.1, whole genome shotgun sequence genome:
CAAATATTCAAATCTctttctttcactctctctctctctctctctctcgcatgCTATGTCTCATACATATTCATGCCTATTAATGCCTCTTCTGTAGGTCGAAATGCACTCATTTTTAATCCCCCCATTTTGGATCAGCCTCCCTTTTTCCATAGGGCATTTTTTGCAAATAACTAATTTTAAAAGGTTTAGGgctattaattattaatatggGTAGTGTAGCCATATACATGGATTACATTGTGCCCAGTTAATAGTTAGTTTAGTCCCTGTGGAGCaaggaactgaaaaaaaaagggtcttGTGTCTTTTGGTGGCAGATTACGTAATGACAACGGGAGCAGCAGCTGCCCGAGTGTGACACCTGAGTGTGAGTCTCACCGCAGAGGGATTAGTCAGATGAGCAGGCAATACTGCAGCACATGCTAACACTGTCTGCTTCCTGTTTACCCTGAAATCCTCTCTAAAGACTCTGTGACCAGCTTGACCGGCACTGGGGCACAGGCTTTGCATCAAATACTCTCTCATACGATGAGAAATAAGAACACATAGATGTAAAAAGAGGCATATTGTCccttttatttaattgcttttttaatatacattttttaaagattataTGCCCAAATGTAATACCCAGCCAGCACTGGGTTTCGTGCTTCTCATATGAGCAATGTAGACTTTGCCTGCAGTCTGTTATGACAATGATGAGGATCATTTtggttatgattattattactattattgttctttttcttgttcttgTCAGCCACATAAAGATTCATTAATGTCTTAAATATTAAGAGTTCATAACCTTTATTCAGCTTCCACTAACTTTTTGTGACTTGACTCCCAGCAACGTGGGAGGTGAATAAGAGTCATCcactgctctgacagctccAGTCATGACACCAGAGAGATGTGTTGCCTAACCACGTCATGATGTATGTGAGGAAGAAAGTGGGCATGCACATGGTTGACAAAGAtcaataacttaaaaaaaattaatatgaatgaatacTTGGGTGCACAAGATGGAGGCACGTGTTCAGATGTGTATTCAAAACAGCCTTTACttaaaaaattaacacaaattctGTGGATTTACTGTAGATTAAATTTGTTTCTGTGTCAATAACTTCCACCTACTTTCTTCAAGACAAGTCAGAATTGGATGACACAAGAGAGTCAAATGCTGTCAGCATAATTTACATCCAACAATCATATACAAGTACAGGCTGCATAAGCACTACACCCCTTTTTTCAATCATTTTAGCTCTTTATATTTCATTCACTTATAATGCTTCCTTCCTGTCTTGAAGGTAGATAATAAAGAACATAATTAGGTATGATTTCAGGAGCTCAGTGATAGGTACCCGGATCTATTGTCGTTTCTACATTACCAGACTAATCATGGTCAGGCTTCATTTAACTGACTATGTTTAGTGCCTATAGCTACCTAGCTACCACAAATAAGACCAGATTTGACTTATGAAACATCCTTAGGTGTAAATGTTTCGGCTCTATTTAGCACGTGTGAATGGACCAGGCTTTTTTCTTCCCCATACGTCCAGCCTTATATAACAAGCAGCAGAAAAGGCTGAATCCAGGTCAAGTTCAAGTGAGATTTATTGTGAGTGTTtgggtgtctgatggcctgtggaaggGAGCTGTTGCACATGCAGTATATTTGTTGAGATAAGATGAAGCGACATGTATCAAAACAGGGACCAAACCCCAAGTGAAACAAAAAGGTAAACCACAATCACAGAAGTAACTTAAATTTCATAATGCAGGATGGTATCCATTAGGATGAATCAAGACAGAAGCCCAACCAGATGGACCTCAGTTGGGTTCAGTGTAAGGTGAGCTCATTATGGCAGAGAGCCATCTCCTCCATGTTGGTACCAATATAACTGATGTGGAGTGATTGGCCAGtgattatgaaagtgaagtgtcattgtgaaacactgcatcacagcaaaaggtgacacaacgaaatgtgtcctctgcttttaacccagcagtgggcagccatgaaaggggagcagtgtggggacggtactttgctcagtgccacctcagtggcagttgGGGATAAAATCCTCCAACCTTCCGATTTCcataccgctaggccaccactgccccttaaaagCATGGTGTTCGCATGGAGCAAAGATCAAAGTAATTGGGTGTATCACTTcaaatcaaagtcaaagtgaactttattgcCATCTACAAGTaccatacaagtacacagagagacaagattgtGATGCTTCTGTGATTCACAAGTGTGCAAATGTAAGAGCACAACACAAAATATATGAGAATATGAGTGCAACAGAGAGGAGGGGCATAAAAACGTGATGACAATGGAGTGGAAGATGAAGAGAGGATGTGTgagacagggagggagggagggagggagggaggaaggaagatAAAATTATCTCCCCAAGCAAATCCCTCTCAATCTAATCAGTGTTTGAGATGAACTAGCTTGCAAACGGCATCTCTTGAATTCAGGTAAGGACGTTTTTTTCTCACATGAAAATCGCCAATGCTCAAATGtcatatttaatttcacattgtgGAAAAGTTTGCTAATTTGTTGTGGGAGTAAGAATGTATTGCATTGGTGTTTTCACTGCACACACAGTCCTCAGAGTTAGATGCCATGCTGTGTGTACTGTCAAACTATATTTACTGTGCTTCGTCTGGCTTGCTCGGCTATAATGAGTATTCTGTTATCTGTACTGTATCATTAGATTTATCTTATAAGAAATCCATGAATGCAGAAATACATAGCCGGAATTACACAGTGACTTTCAGGGCAGCTCTGATTTCTGGTGTGCATCAGGCTTTCCCTAAACATATGTGTACATAGTGTGTGGCATTGCAGTCAATAACGttgcaaaaaaatgttatcCTCGTTTATTACTGGGCTATGCAATTAATACCACAGtgacatttaatattttttacatttgtgtaaCCCCCCAAAAATTCACCCAGTAACACGTGCCTAAGTGCAACACGGACATTTGGACAGGGCTATGTCGAAGTCATGCCTATAATAATTCACACAGATGCAACATGATTGGCAGTCTGAGCTTTTCTACAGTCAGAATCGTCTTCAGAGACGCTACATTCACTTCCACTTTTCAACTACCTTGTCTAAGGCAGGCCACAATTACCGAGGCCTGCTAACACATGTGACAGTGGCACTGCTCAAGGGTTCTAAAGACACTGTACTAAACAATCTTCCCATTTAGAGACTAATCCCCAGATCCAATTAGACTATCAACCTTGAGATACAGAAAGACTCTTCCTGGTCCAAACAGTAGGATGCTGGAAAAGAACATTTAGaaataattttcattcattaatgtTGGTCCAATTACACTAGCATTAGAACAATATAaaattatagtaataataatacatttcctCTTACAGTTGTTCTATTCCGTGGTCTTTTAAATCTAAGATGTTTGTGCATCTCTACATTTGCCTTAGTTTTGAAACTCAGTCATGATTTGCTCGGGTTCTAGACAATTTCCATAGTGTGACAAAGTAGTTGCTgcagtaatatgtaatatgtatggGTTAATTTATCATAATGAGGTGGTCAGAAAAAATGTTatgggaaaataaaaatgaacataaacgTAGCCCCCCCCCAAAAGATCTCATAGGTCATTAGAGGTCATTAACATTCTTTACAGAGGACATGAGTTTCATGTAGCCTTTAGTGGAGGATGTCCACTGGTGTTTCAGGAAAAGAgaaatttacatatttacatttgtgtgcTGCAGAATCCAATGCTGTTATCAAACCTGAATGACCTTCTCAAAATGATGACTCAGTCTATCAAAAATAACATAAGATGcatgttattttgttttaatagtaagttcatatttcataaaagaGATATTTTTCATCACAATGGGCTTCCATACATTCTGAACTGGTGATGAGGCGAACGTGTACAGTAAACAGAACAGCCATAGGCTTACAATTCGATGACCCAGGAAATCATCCATGACTCAAACCTTGTTTGTGATCCAAGCCAAGTGATCTCACTTGTAAACTCATTGTGAACCATAGAGCATCAAACTGCATTCATATCAGTGTGCATCCAGGTTTAGTTGTATTTCAATTATACTTACATCTGCACCAACCCACTTCAGGAAAGAGACATTAGCACCATCAGCACCATGTTAGGGCACAAAGGCATCCCCCATAAGCTAAATGTTTAGCTTTTACATCATATTCTACTATCCTCATTGtgcctaattattattatgcctAATTGTTGGCTGAGTTGCTGTTGAAAACCATCATTCATCATTTGCATGTATGATGCAATCTAATCTGATTACAATGACCAATTGCTTAACAaacttttttatgtaattaatcATAGAATGCTGCTGGCTCTCACACTCCACAATACCACCACACCACCTATTTCTCTGTGTAGGTAGAATGTATTGCCTTGCAGCCAAATGCTTCTCTGTCATCTTTTCTGACCTTTCTTGCTTGTGATCTCCCCAGGAGAACTTACATCTGGCCTCACGGATAGGCAGAAGCCAGAAATAAAAGGATTACTTTGGCTGCCAAATACAGGAGATCCAGTTTGCCAAGGGATTAATTCATGACCCCAGATTTGAGGAGCGGAAAACAAATGGCACTGAATCAGTCTGTGGACCAGGATGTTTAGACATTGTTTGCTTAATGTAAAGGTTTCATGGTTAAATCCAAGGACTTTGAAATACTAACGTTGGAATTACATCCTTCAGGATCCAAAAGGAATGTTCTGAAGGCCAGCAGGATTTTTGTGGGTTGTTCAAACCATGTTCTGTTTCATCAACCGATTGTTGGTTTATGACATTGTCTCATCCTAACCAGCATAAATACAACAACCAGACAAAGAATGAGACAGAAGCTGACAATGGCCAAGGGAGTTTCTCCATCTGTTTTGCCTCTAGCATTCCCTACCCCAGAACACATGCGCTGGGGAGGGATCCTGCAAGGATTTTGCCCTCCATTCTTTCCCCTCCTTCCCCTTTTCCTTTATGTCCTCCTCTCTTCAGCTGCTGCTAGCAGTTTGCCAGGTGTGGAGTATGATTATGGTACACACCCCAAGTTTGTTTGTACACCCATTCCAGCAGATGCAGACCCTAGCTGCTTTACGCCTGGTGATGGACTTGGAAATCATGGAAATGGACACAACGATGGACATAGCAATGGGCACAACAATGGACATAGCAATGGGCACAACAATGGACACAGCAATGGGCACAACAATGGACACAGCAATGGGCACAACAATGGACATAGCAATGGCCATAGCAACAGCCACAACACTGGCCATCACGGGCCACCCATTGTCCGTGGCTTGTCAGATGAGGCCAAGACCACTATTCTGCACCTCCGTGAGAGTTTAGTCCGGCAAAAAGAGACTATTTTAGACCAGCGAGAGACAATCAGGGAGCTGACAGCCAAGCTCACTCTGTGTGAGAGTTTTGGAAGAGGTGCCGGTGGCCACCATGAAGAGGAATACCACGGATCAGGGCACCATGGTTCCTATCACTCTTCTTCACACCATTATGACAACGACCCACACTACCCTCTTAACAGCCACCGGTCTGACCCTCACAAAGGGAAAGGGCCATACCTGGGCAAATATGGAGGCTTCTCCCCTGAACAAACGGGCAAGACTCTGCAAGCACTGAAAGAAAGACTGGAGAATTTGCAGGTATGTGAGACTGCAATAAAAGATGTTCataaattgtttctttttaaggAAATATAATCCCAAATGACTTGTATCCCACTTGTATCATACTACCATCTATACATCATATACATGATCCCCCACACCTAATGATCTTTCATATTTAATGATATATAGTAATTTATAGTCAGCAATAGAAATTGTCAGTAGTCAGTATTTTAACATTGTGATGGGGATATTTAATATGCATGATTGGCTCAAATGTATCTGTGCATTTGGACTGTTTAGGGACTGGGCAATTGGGGGCATCACTTATAGGAGGAAGTGTATGGTGCAGAATGTTGCTAGTCACTGTCACGGACAATTAGCATGATCTGCACTGACAGGTCATTAATCGGTGTGTGCTCTGGTGCCAAGCTAAGCCGGATTTGTTCTGAGAGTCTGAGGAAGCAGGTTGGCTAGGGAAAGGAGGGACAGGCTTAAAATGTCACTCTGCTCACCTGCAGACTGGCTGCAGTTGTCACAGAGGAAAAAGCATGGAACACAAAGTTCAAATAATACCAGTTTTGTTAGGAGAGGCGATTCGAGTGTGTGACTACAGGTTGTTGAATTTCACGGCAATTTCAGAAGCAATTTTCTTTCAGTGAGACTGTTAGAATATATAAAAGactgttatatttatataacaCATATGGGGCTTAGGagacagctgctgctgcagatatatttatgttaaaatattatgctattcttctcctttctctccctcactcttTCAGTCAAGGAATTCCTCCAGTACATACTCTAGCTCTTTAAGAGACCTCTTGCAGCGTAAAATCAATTTGCTGGAAGAGCAATTGCACCATCATTATGATGGACACCATGATAATGGCCACCATGACAACCACCACTCTGATCACCATGGGGATGATCATGATGACCACCATGAAGACCATCATGACAACCATCATGACTCGCATGACAACCATGATGACCACCACTATGACCGCCATTACGGTAATCGTCACAACCGCCAAAGTAACCATCACAGCGACCATCATGACAGCCACGATGAACACCATAACAATAATCACGATGACCATCATGAAAATCATGACAACGAGCACCCTGATGAGGGACATCACAGTAAAGAAGATCATGGCCACCGCCCTCGGGCGTCTGCCAGCAAACAAGGGCCCAGGGGAACTCCACACGGTGGACATGCAAAGCTAGATACCATTTTAAGTCACCTGCACAGGAACACAAGTCCAGGTATTGTGAGCATTTTTGGCAGAATTGTTTTACTGCTACATGTTGAACCAATTTAATAACTGCCACTCTCTTCTGTTCTGCACAAAGGTGTTCGTAAAAAGCCCAAGAGCCCCGATGCCTTCCAGATTGGGTTCTCTATGCGCTCCAACTACATGTATGGGCGCATAAAACGCACCCTCCTCAATGAAATCTTTTCCCTGACTGTCTGCCTGTGGCTGAAGGGTAGCTCAGGGCAAGGGCTAGGGACACCCTTCTCCTATTCTGTGCCTGGACAGGCCAATGAGCTTGTTCTCATTGAGTGGGGAAACAACCCAATGGAGCTACTGGTTAATGACAAGGTGAGGTTGGAAATTTGGCAgtgttaattacatttacatttacagcatttatcagacgcccttatccagagagacttacagtcagtagttacagggacagtccccccctggaggcactcagggttaagtgtcttgctcagggacacaatggtagtaagtgggacttgaacctgggtcttctggttcataggcaagtgtgttacccactaggctactaccaccccaatgaATATACCACTGGGGTAACAACATCATCAGTGGATACCTTATCCATTGAGTTTGAAAAGGGGGTCACAGAGGCTACGCTAATTTTTTACTAACACTCTAAAATGTAACAGAGAAGTGCTTTGTGGGGGAGGCTATTCACCATCATCTTTGCCAAAACATTTTcttctgaaatattaatttcagtCTAGAGATTCTTAATGGTATTAAGGTGACAACTTTAAACcactaaaaaacatttatatctATTATATTCGCATAAGTAGTGCAATTGATTTAGTTAGGtcagaaaaaaatgctgtaaactaagcattcaaaaatctaaatgaatATCAACAATTATTAACTTTTACAAAATGCATGGTGAGCAAGCAAAAGGAAATTTtaaatcaaatcattatttgGGGTTACTACCCTTTGTCTTCAGACCAgcaacatttttaatatgtacACTAAGAAaagttaaaacattttcatttactggAAGAGAAACAGATTTGCTAGGTAAGGTTGTGGAAGTTTCATTGCACATGTCTTACACTATGGCAAGTCTCaaccacagttataatagttttggatttttcattagtttttatttcgtttagatttttttttcaaattcagttagttttaattagtttttagaggcagatttactagtttttattagttttgatattttgaaattgcttagttttagtttagtttttattagttacagtgttagtttttttttttttgtaaattaggatatttgtcaggtgcatgaatcaaaatcaccagaatagccttatccatcttagctccgataaggttattgactcttgcagctccgggtgttgtgaattttggttcgagtgaagtggtgaactttttgaaggtaatcgagtcacacagtcgtgtagacattccagtcttaataaacatatttaccaatgcttcttctcatttgtggtgttcctgcgtatttactagccagcagctacttggtccattatggatgctgtagtatcacgttcctttcccatgttacctggcctggctaccgcttctctttctggggagggcgggcgagaggctagcttgttcaggtactcttggttcgcctttttgtgtgagcttttcaaatggactttcagattcgtggggtttttccccttgagaagtattccacatattgtatcacctgcttctacaacaaggcacttacttttatttttgccactgtcataatcaaagaaatcccaaataggactttcttccgctttcttccgactttcgctgcagccatcacgctagccggcggcgtcacgggcaaactatggacacgtgacgtcacagaccacgtgttaccataatggtcaaaaacctggcttaaaactggcagcgtgaagtaaatagattttaattcaacccaaaaggcttattacaaagacgaaaacgaaggacgtttttgctataatattagttcgtttaagttcgttttgtaaacacacaaaacagtttcagttagttttcgttttttttttaactctttatttcagttaacgaaaatgctttttcaattctagttttagttttatcgttcgttttcgttaactataataaccttggtcTCAACACAGCAGCAAGACACTAGGTAGTTACACTGCTTCAGCAAGGACTTCCCCAGACAAAGATTTCAAAGCAGACTGGGGTTTCAAGGTATTCTGTTCAGTCTCTTTTGATGAAGCTCAAGGAAAATGGCAATGTTGAGGATTGTAGACACAGAGgtctacatttattttatgacatttagcagGTGTCCTAATGTAAAGCGCCTTAAACtaagtagttactgggacagttcCAGTTATCCTCCTCAATGGTAAAAAATGAGGTTTGaccctgtgattttgtggtcttctggttcatagtccaGTGTGtttacactaggctactactacccttgATCTGGCCCACTTCTTAGAACAGGAGATATGTGATTAGTTCTCAAATATGTTTGAGAATGAACAACCTACCAGCAGAGTTCTTTCAAAAATTGTGTGCAAGCATACCTGGGTGGAAtaatgctgttttgaaggcaaaGGGTTTTCACACCACatattgatttgatttagatttctTTTCTGAttctttactgcatttttgttAATTGACGATTCACAATTTTGACATTAAAGAAGTCTGTGTATTGTGTTGCAGAGATATTACCAAATTTTGCATTCTAACTATCTAGCAGTGGCTTACATTGTCTTTAATGCAACTGTGTAATTCAAAGTCAGCTACTGTAAGTCTTTAGACTTGTCTGAGAAGTAGAGCTATCCTGATATTCTATGAATCATGATATTATCATCCTTTCCAGTTACGTAGTAAGTAGGTGGCATAAAAATGTTAGTCTCAGTCAACAAATGGAACAGCAATGGAAGTACAATGATGGCTCCCGCTCTTGTTCATGCTTTATCATTGTTTCTTCCCTGTCATCATATTCCTATTAAACAGCAtaccttttcatttaaaaaatgactgatACAATCATAACATTTCCAGCTTCTCTGGTTCCCTCTTTCCCAGAGCGGAGTTTTCTGTTGTGCTCCTGATTACtcgcttgtgtgtgtctgtgattgtTATGCATATGGTGAATAAACCTGGCAACCTGCACAGATTGGGTACAGACAGTATGTACTGTCCCATTCACTGACTAGTAGTGACTAATAACTCAAGGTGTTCAACATCATTGTCAAGAAGTTTGATTATGAATAGAAGGCCTGCAGTGGTATTATGAGACAGGATGGGCTGCCGATACAGATTTACTGAACTCTAATGTAAGTAAATATCTTTGCAACACCAAACTGATTGACCTGTCCACAATTATTCCATGAAAATTATTGCAAATCGCAACTACAGAGAATTATGGCTCCTTAACCATAATTTAGACATGGTGCAAGCTAATTATCATCTATCTAGTAATTTTGTACTATTTTGTACAGTAATTACAGAATGAAGATATTTTTGTCTGGTTACCATGGTATTCATGCAAATCAGAAATTTACACAGTACAAGCACAGTACAAGAAAGGTAGAGTGGAAATTGTTCCCTGATGATGACTTTCTTTCTCAATAGGCTGTGACGCTACCCATCTCAGTGTCAGATAGCAAGTGGCACCACTTGTGCATTACATGGGCCACTCGTGATGGTGTGTGGGAAGCCTACCAGGATGGGGTGAAAAGAGGCTCTGGGGAAAATTTGTCAGCCTGGCACCCTCTAAAGCCTGGAGGAGTCTTCATACTGGGACAGGAACAGGTAACATTTCAAATCTAATTTCAGGATCTCTACCTGTATATGGATCTAATATATTAGAATACTAAAATCTTTTAGAAATAGTTGCTTTACAGATGTTTTTGTATGATCATTCAAAATTCTGGGTCATGGAACTGCATTCACATTTATGCCGAGATTGCCTTGTAGCTCAAATATATGTCTTGGTGAAGCATGGTGAAGTATGGTGAATATTTCTGGCTAAAAATATATGCAGAATCATAAAATGTATGCATAAAATATATGCAGAATCAAATGTAACTCTtattattaaaactgtaaaagTCAGACATAAATGTGGTTTTTATTTGGAGTCTGGATTTTTCTAGGGCTCAGCTCTATAAGCTTTCAGGTCACTTCCTGTTGTGACACTTGTGATCAGGTTATCCCCATATGCAAATGGAGGATGACCAATGAAAAGTAAATCGTGTGTCTGATAGGTCATTTGCTCTGAAACGCAATTCCAATTAAATCTGTTTTGTGTAATACGTAAATAATTTAGCATCATATAGTGATTTGT
This genomic interval carries:
- the LOC114769868 gene encoding neuronal pentraxin-1 codes for the protein MRQKLTMAKGVSPSVLPLAFPTPEHMRWGGILQGFCPPFFPLLPLFLYVLLSSAAASSLPGVEYDYGTHPKFVCTPIPADADPSCFTPGDGLGNHGNGHNDGHSNGHNNGHSNGHNNGHSNGHNNGHSNGHNNGHSNGHSNSHNTGHHGPPIVRGLSDEAKTTILHLRESLVRQKETILDQRETIRELTAKLTLCESFGRGAGGHHEEEYHGSGHHGSYHSSSHHYDNDPHYPLNSHRSDPHKGKGPYLGKYGGFSPEQTGKTLQALKERLENLQSRNSSSTYSSSLRDLLQRKINLLEEQLHHHYDGHHDNGHHDNHHSDHHGDDHDDHHEDHHDNHHDSHDNHDDHHYDRHYGNRHNRQSNHHSDHHDSHDEHHNNNHDDHHENHDNEHPDEGHHSKEDHGHRPRASASKQGPRGTPHGGHAKLDTILSHLHRNTSPGVRKKPKSPDAFQIGFSMRSNYMYGRIKRTLLNEIFSLTVCLWLKGSSGQGLGTPFSYSVPGQANELVLIEWGNNPMELLVNDKAVTLPISVSDSKWHHLCITWATRDGVWEAYQDGVKRGSGENLSAWHPLKPGGVFILGQEQDTLGGRFDATQSFVGEISDLQFWSRVLTPHEIHNQATCTSHLTGDVITWTESVVELHGGVTKYPFDPCH